A genomic stretch from Mya arenaria isolate MELC-2E11 chromosome 10, ASM2691426v1 includes:
- the LOC128205565 gene encoding fibrinogen-like protein A, with product MNANMRFLVNICAVTSLVWFVLSEETKGESTFNYEEKVLEMVLKENNEIKNGNSRIENNYKSVQDVKELIQLLINNTKENNSEFKNLLAEHDSNFVAGGWSDWESWGSCSVACGEGFQTRVRSCDNPKPSSHGKYCHGDAKEWRMCDKVYKLTDCQDVHRLCPSSPDGVYRVKLWKSQTTISVYCDMTTSNGGWTVFQNRYDGSEEFYLDLKAYTEGFGNTSAEFWLGLRYIKEILDQGKTTIRMNVGADDGSEAYEEWPDFRLGEAPGYKLHVSGEGTGTAGDAGKYFSKTQNGTDFTAKGSSCGNGCRGGWWYGSCTNINLNGHYAPPGGSPSTAVR from the exons ATGAATGCGAACATGAGGTTTCTTGTAAATATTTGCGCAGTAACAAGTCTTGTTTGGTTCGTTCTTTCTGAAGAGACAAAAGGAGAATCGACATTCAATTATGAAGAGAAAGTTTTGGAAATggttttaaaggaaaacaatgaaataaaaaatggcaaCTCACGAATTGAAAATAACTACAAAAGTGTTCAAGATGTGAAGGAGTTAATACAATTACTTATAAATAACACGAAAGAGAACAACAGTgaatttaaaaatcttcttgcAGAACATGATTCGAATTTTGTGG cGGGAGGATGGTCGGACTGGGAATCGTGGGGTTCATGTTCAGTAGCATGCGGTGAGGGATTTCAAACACGCGTACGTAGTTGTGACAACCCCAAACCCTCAAGTCACGGGAAATATTGCCATGGCGACGCCAAAGAATGGAGGATGTGTGATAAggtttacaaat TGACAGACTGTCAAGATGTTCATCGTCTATGTCCGTCCTCACCTGACGGGGTGTATCGAGTCAAGCTGTGGAAATCTCAGACGACTATCAGTGTGTACTGCGACATGACGACAAGCAACGGAGGATGGACG GTATTCCAAAACCGGTATGACGGATCGGAGGAGTTTTACTTAGATCTCAAGGCTTACACTGAAGGATTTGGAAATACATCAGCTGAATTCTGGCTTG GGTTAAGATACATTAAAGAGATTCTGGATCAGGGAAAAACTACCATACGCATGAACGTGGGTGCCGACGACGGAAGCGAGGCGTACGAAGAATGGCCAGACTTTCGGTTAGGAGAGGCCCCAGGTTACAAATTGCACGTGAGCGGGGAAGGCACGGGAACCGCTG GGGATGCCGGTAAATATTTCTCAAAGACCCAAAATGGAACGGATTTCACAGCAAAGGGCAGCTCTTGTGGTAACGGCTGCAGAGGTGGCTGGTGGTACGGCTCATGTACAAACATTAACCTCAACGGACACTACGCTCCGCCGGGGGGAAGTCCGAGTACCGCTGTCCGGTGA